The genomic stretch tttagtccctgagttataggggtagtgtagactcagtccctaagttatggctgtatgcgagtttagtccctcagttattcacaaagtggcgagtttagtccctggacattaaatttgacgaaaaaattaaaaaatattcaaaatttgaggggtaaaataggaaattcacattttattattattcttatatcaaaaccacttttacaacattatttttcacttcttagcctaattattttcaagatttttcatttttattaaaagcattttaataactttcataTGACTTATTAgtaacctgactctcgtataacacacttaaaacctagcacaaataaagaaatgcatgatcattgtatttaggtgtatgaaacacactatcctaacaagtttttattttttttactaagcaacaaatgtaatacaattaaaacttttgagatttttttacacactatcctatctcaaaagtttaattttattacatttgttacttagtaaaaaaataaaaacttgttagtacagtgtgtttcatacacctaaatacaatgatcatgcatttctttatttgtgctaagttttaaatgtgttatacgagagtcacgttcctaacaagtcatttgaaagttattaaaatgcttttaaaaatgaaaaatattgaaaataattaggctaagaagtgaaaaaataatattgtaaaagtggttttgatataagaataataataaaatgtgaatttcctattttacccctcaaattttgaatattttttaattttttcgtcaaatttaatgtacagagactaaactcgccactttgtgaataactgagggactaaactcgcatacagccataacttagggactgagtctacactacccctataactcagggactaaagatgccattttcccttattattattattattatattattattattattattattattattattattatcttaactgaatatattttttaacaagggtaacacttgtgtcaaaccgtctcatgggtctcaatctgtgagacgggtcggatctttaattaataGGTCGGGTTTTttacctcattaatcaaagatccgacccgtctcatggattgagacccgtgagacggtctcacacaagtttttgccttttaacaattgtgtgagacgggtcgaatatttgaattcattaatcaaagatccaacccgtaagacggtctcacacaagttttttacCTTAACTAATAGTCGTAAAACTTCAACTAAACCTACAGTAATGTGGAATTAATTATAAAAGCATGAATAACATTCTAGTAGTTTAGCTGTGAATGAAATTAGGACAATATCTATCTTCAACACTCAAACAATTAATTGGACACTGGATCAGATTGTCTTTCAATCCAAGCTACTATGAATTTTTGCTGCTTTTCAGAATCATCAATCATGTATAACATTGTTTTTCCATATTCACCTTCCTTTTGAACATCACAACTACCCATTCAATGAACCTCATCAGattgaaattttttgaaaaactgtGTGTGTATAGACAGTTGACATTTGTTTCTCATAAAGAAGATAGATTTTATTGTAGGTTGCTTATATTCAGTTTCAAAATCTGGCTTGGTTTGCCCTTCATAACAGTCATGCAACAATATTTTGTAATGATCAATGAATTCCTTGAATGTAGTTTCCTTGTGAATATAGTTGTCAAAGAAAGAGGAAATACCTACAGAGCGCTCAACTGTGAAGAGTCCTCGCAGAAAAGTACCCCTCATATAAGGTGAAACCCCTTTTTTACGTCTTTCAAATAGAAACACCATACATTCCTCTCTCATGAGATCAAATGCATTAACAATAGAGACATACCTACTCATAAGGAGCTTGGTAGAGAAAACATTGATGAGATGTCGGCTTCAATAGTCTATACGGATATAAGCATGCaaatacattataatataatatttatagagGATGTATATTTGTAACTTTCTTTGACTAATAATAACTAATTgctgattttatgaaaaaaatatactccgtatatggttaattaatgaaatatttttttgctCCTCATGTCTCCCatcccctcccccccccccatacctaaataatataaatatctaaatctAACTATATTAGGGGAGAATTTACGTGGGAGTTATCAAATAAGCaattgagtgattgttggttgaccgcaTAGCGTTGATATTCCctggacaaataacaacgcatcaacAGGAACCGTCTTGGGGATAAGTCAGAGGCAGAGACAAAAACATGCTCCATTACGGACAATGAGGACAAATAGCAAATATACTACGGAGGAATAGAAAATAATGAGTGGTAGAACTGTTCTTTGCTTTTAAgagtatttatagtgtaattttaatagtaaaataacATAACAAtcttcattttaatataaattatgaattaccgatttttcctcttttttttgcACAATCTTCGTTATATTCATATTCAATagattaattagtaattttccAAATTCCGgatctattttcatttttcctttttttctttttttctttttttttttgctgctaacgttatttttattagtaaataaGTAAATTTCGGATCCTTTTCTATTTCCTTTTTTTACTGCTAacctccttctccttctccttctccttctccttatcattatcattatcattatcattattgttattattaattttaattaattattaactattaattgtttggtggAAGTTTTTGGGCGCGGGAAAacacaaaggatgattttaaattgtttttaataataatatagatataaatttgtTCTATATGTCCACAAACCTATCCTATATCTTAATGTCCATAAACACTaaacaaaatgtacattatatgtatTTTCCATTCAATTTATAGTAAGTTCATAAAAACAAATCTTAATGTACATAAGTATTATGCTACAAATGCACCATCTTTAATTACATGAATTAATCACatactatgttcataatatttgctTTTATATGTGTAtaacacaaaaataattatacatcatatctacacttataataagagccaataatgttagacccttaactggaactaaaaaaaatgttggtgtaatagtttgttataacatattgtactttgtgttattcttattgtgcaacctccaattaaattcctaatatatcctaatcttttataattttatcaaatttttctgttaaatataacggaagtttaacattaacttctttagaaaatttgtttctttattgcagttttcaaacaaattggcaatattctataatataattctgtatagattcctaacttaaaattagaatattgaagtcttaataaaattttataatacaattttaaatgttggtgtaatattctgatataacatattgtactttgtgttcttcttattgtgcaacttccaattaaattcctaatatatcctaatcttttataattttaccaaaattttccgttaaatataacggaaatttaacattaaattctttaggcaatttgctTCTTTATTgtagttttcaaacaaattgacaatattctataatacaattctatatagattcctaacttaaaattagaatattgaaatcTTAACAAGActttataatacaattttgtatagattcttAACGAAATCATTATTCTACCTAAAACAgaagtatataaacccctccccttctcactgATATTCatccaaaactaaacctaacttATTCTGCAatacaccatctacttgacattctataggtatgattgtcaaaatattatcatgctaattctattgtttgtatttgtactcataatgattacagttttttttaaaatcaatgatggtatactcattaattagtataacttcaatatcgttatgtaaatatatctatggtataatttgttcatctatacttgtatccttgtatgtaatgttttggttcccattatattatttcataatgattacagttttttttaaagagcctgtatgtaggctttttgttaggctcaagcctgagcttTCTATTGGCCTGGCCTGAAGCATTTTTAAAAGTCTGTTTAATATTTAGGCCATTaaaaaagtttcaaaataagttctactttgagcctatttaaagcCTATATGTTAagacttttaaaaaaactttaataagtatatctaaataatttaagaaatatatctaatacataattacataagtcacgACTTTAACATGCTCGTTAActtgtttagaaataaattcaatcgtattattatttgttattctatataatatcataaaaaataaacaattaactcacataattaagttgcgatATTTCATTAAACATTATAACAGtaagaacaattaataaaaaaattaaacaataagaatacTTACAACAGGATTAGCAGCcatgtttatagttgaatcataatttagaatggGATTGTGGAGGTAAAGGGTTGGAgtttgataattttatatacttggggttatattgtaaatataaaaatatatattaggtataaaatattttatatatatagtctgtAGACTTGACGGCCGAGCCTGGTGTATATAGGTTTGGCATGTTTAGTTTAACAGACTTTTAAAATTGGCTCAAGCCTGacatttttattaaacaaaCTAGGTTTAACTAGGCTTTAATTAGGCCCTTACAAGTGGCCTGACCTATTCCTACCCTTATTTGTACTATAATATTGGTGCCTGTAAATTGTAATTGATTCATTTCAATAATACAGTTAAATACTTAAGCAGGAAAGTCCTTGCAGCTTAGCGCTATTGTGAATAGCAAGTGTTCAACTAATCCTTCCTTCGCTATTGATACTGCTTCGCAACAGCTAGCGGTATCATTATCTACCTTTCAAGGTTAAAACAATGATCTTTGTCTTCATATGTATCCTGGTCTTGCCACTCATCATAACTCACCAACTTGATTAATTATGTCCATTATattccaaacaaattaaataataagggTAGTTAAAGATGTTTTgactttacaattttttattaaacatTGATGACGTCTTACCAGAATTCAGAAATATGCCAACAGGATCAAAattgttctttaaaaaaaaaccaaatctGTGACAAGAACTAAGAAAATCATAATATTTCTGAGACCAAACGCAtgatatataaattcaaaactaACTTAAACATGTTCGTTTATTCCAATTTCTAACAttatgaccctgtttggtaaatggctgttgactgattgggttggctgtttgggttagaaggtatgatttgttgataatattagctgattgtaaaaagttgtttgataaattagctgttagctgatagctgtttggtataatttcttttcttaaaaagctaattgaaaatgctgctttgagtagtgttttgaattttagcactttagagttacaaaaagcttattaactaaacaactaatagtggtcaaataagctaaaattggctgataggctgattattcaCCAAACAGGCCTATATATTCACCGTATAAAACCCCTGGAAGCATTGAACAAACACAAGAGATGTGGTCATGACCGGAATACGGTTattcatacaaatatatattacatgcatTAATGCATACACCTGATCGGATCCACACACCATATCCATCATATCAGATCAGTAATGCAATACCACAACATGATACTCCACAATGGCATTATTCGACGTAGCATTAAACCAATAAGTCTTGGCCGTGGCGATTCCTCGAGCTAGCCTGAAAACACCAGACCCGCCGACGATCGGCATCTCGCGATACTCGTTTAAAATAGGGTTCCGCCCAAGAATGCTCAGAGTGCTGCCGTTATATTCCCCTTCCGTAAACACGAAGTTGAGTGTCATGAGCAGCCCAATCTCGTTGAACGCTGCTGAGCCGTAGATCCCTTGGGCGCGGCCGATGATCCTGGAGTTGGGCTCTGGGCCCACCGTCAATGGATCGTCCGCCATCGCCAGGAAGCCGAACAAAGTAGCGGATTTGTTCGTAATGTCGGACTCGGCTATTTTCAGAGCAGTTGGGTTTTTGCTGGTGAGAATGTCGTGAAAATAAAAGTGCAGTTTAGTTACCTTTTCTTCGGCGTGGGGAAGCATTTTGAACCACTGGTCCACCGCCTCGGGCCCGAAAGTGACGCTATGCGCCGCCGGGGAGGTGGCGGTGAATATCATGAAAAGCAACCCACAAATGCCAACTACCTTTGCCATCTCCATCTCTTCTCTCCGTCTTTTTTTTAGTTCCTCTCCTCTTCTAATATATACACGTATAGTCAACTATGCTTTGTGCACCATTATTGATACCtttgcattttttaaattaggaaatagtacatttttaaaagaaaatttaaaagctCCGTAATAATGATGGtgatagtatttttaaattgtaaggCTGAACTTATCTCTAAAATTCTACCCACTTTCTAAATGACATGGCATGCCACATAAACTTGCTATTTTAGCAAGTTTGCTAAACACAAAGGCTGCCATCTTTGTACTATTTCGGAAGGCAGCAAAAGCTgccataaatttttattttttattttttacttttttattattttattattatatatataatataaaatgaaagtggatcccatttttaaaatttgtcaaatttgcAGGGATGTAGaataaataatagaaaatttataaatttgattatgTGGAAGTAAGACCCGttttagaaagtgagagaaattttTGGGATAAGGATAGCCTAAGTATGTATTCCTATCGGCTGCTGACAAGTgacaacaattaaaaataaaagtgaaaaggaatttaaaaaaaaaaaaggaaattgaaGAATATTATTTGGAATAATTGTGTTACGTTAAAGTAAATAATTTTGATGGTGCATGTTATAATATTAGGATGTTAGAACACTAAATATTTTTAGTTTCTGTTTTGTTTTAGTAGAATGTAAAGAACAGACTACTGTAAATTAAATCAGTATAGTATTGAAAAATGCATAGTTGTCTTCAAATCAGGACAATAAACTCCCGCGTAAAGCAGAAAAGTGAAGAGCAATAAATTGCAACCTGTGCGAATAATAAGGAAGAGTATTCAATAGAGTGGTAAAGTTACGACCCTGTAGGGTAAATGCTTTAGTAAAGTTgaatattcaattattattcataatactatacaattattactattttatgaaattaaagaattagttgaataaagtttagtaaaattaagaaattattattttgctaattaagaaattaattgtagtAAAGATAATAATGCATGGTCGGAatagtatactaataattattattctaattaggtcaataattattaatattactatacaattattactattCATATGGTAATTGATagactatttttatatattgtaattaagtcaataattaaaaatttattattttactaattaagaaattaattgtagaCTTGTAGTAAAGATAATAATGGTCGGAatagtatactaataattattattctaagtaggttaataattattcatattactatacaattattactattcatatggtaattaatagactgttttttatatatggtaattaagtcaataattagacaaattaatatacatatattactaattaaatcaTTTTCTCACCTTTATTAGGTTGtccacaaaataaaatattctacatattaatattcgaaatgattgtactataataatattaagaaataaggtattaatgaattaatttttattaatcaaataatgatccagaTTTCATATTAGTGTATACAGAAAATGTCATTACACCATTCCACACATTTTAATAGgttgtttttatatatggtaattaagtcaataattagacaaattactatacatatattactaattaatcaaataatgatccagaCTTCATATTAGTGTATacagaaaatattatttttataataattacaattaaattatttctcacttttctcatatttattttagtaataatataattacataaatcatattacatattgatttttcaagataattgcaaacaaacaaattatagattattcaattaattgagtaatacttttgcactaatcttttataatcaaataaatgtacacatcaaattattaaaattgtttatagttTATCTTTAATACTTTTGCACAGGTAACTTACTAGTCTACATAACAACAAGACTCTATAACAGCAAGGGTATGGAGGCTAACATCATCATCAATATCAATACTTTATAGACAACAAGAGCTTGAGAGCAGCAAGGCTTTATAAGTAGGGCAAGTCCATAAGGGCAGTGATGTAAGGTTAATGACGTACAGTGCAACGTAACAACAAAGGTTCTTAATTAACATCAGAAGTTTCAATAAGCAGGGATTGAGAACAACAAGACATTTATAAGCAATAGATGTTCAAGCAGCTAGAGTTTGAGCATAATAACTTTTACACAACCAGCAAAGCTTTTCAAGACCAAGCAGCAAgacttttgtatatataaaagaagTAAAGCTTATAACAAAGGATGATAAACAACATATCTTTTTGGCGAACATTCTCTACTATATCGTTACTTTTTTATGAGCATTGGCACATTATCCAACGTAGATACATGCCTTTTCAGGAAAGTGTCTTGAAAGTCGCAAAAAGTTGAATTTCTTGGACTAGTTGTAATTAAGTAACAATTGGGCACCAATCATACTTGTCAAATCCAGACATAATATTTTAAGGGCAAGTAGGATAATCAAATTTTCTTCCCTCCAACGGATTGATTCGGAACAAAGCTATAAATTGTAGGAATGCTTAAGAGATCAGAAGAtacaaagaatatatattagttaatatCAAGCATGCAAAGTATTCAAAAGCTTCATACACCATTCAACAAGTTTTAAAGAGACTTCAAGCTCAAATAAGATAAAGATCTTTAGTCTTTTAGTTTGAGGAACGTTCAATCTTGTGTGTTAAATTTGTTGTATATCTCCACCTGAGTGGTAGATAGAAGAATAATAATAGGGTTAGTTTCTTTGCAAAAACCTTAGCAAACTCGTGCAAGCTTAGTGATCAAAGCACTTGTTTTGCTAATTTACTATAATTGTGTGTAGATACAATTGATAGTGACTATCCTCTTGGACgatagaagaagagtggagtagaaaGACTACATCATCACTTacgaaccactataaatttcTTATGTCATTTTTACTTTCAtgaattttactttattatCCCTGTCATATCTTTTGTTTACTATAagttctaattttttttgaaatattaattttagggTTGTGCAACTTTGTTTTAGTAAAA from Ipomoea triloba cultivar NCNSP0323 chromosome 12, ASM357664v1 encodes the following:
- the LOC116000467 gene encoding dirigent protein 21-like, coding for MAKVVGICGLLFMIFTATSPAAHSVTFGPEAVDQWFKMLPHAEEKVTKLHFYFHDILTSKNPTALKIAESDITNKSATLFGFLAMADDPLTVGPEPNSRIIGRAQGIYGSAAFNEIGLLMTLNFVFTEGEYNGSTLSILGRNPILNEYREMPIVGGSGVFRLARGIATAKTYWFNATSNNAIVEYHVVVLHY